A window of Gallus gallus isolate bGalGal1 chromosome 3, bGalGal1.mat.broiler.GRCg7b, whole genome shotgun sequence genomic DNA:
CTTATATCACAGCTCCTAGTGGTACAGCTCGACagacacagcagcaggcaggctgggCATCTCAGTTTAATCCtatgcatcctcagcaagtctACCAGCCTTCGCAGCCGAGTCCTTGGACTACTCTTCCTACATCCAATACTACGCCACATACCTCATCGCAACACTCAACGCAGCCGAATCAGCAAGGCCACCAGACTTCTCATGTCTATATGCCTATCAGTTCTCCTACTACTCCACAAGCACCTATGATTCATTCATCTGGTAGCGCACAATCCTCTGCTCATAGCCAATACAACATTCAGAATATATCCACAGGACCTCGCAAAAACCAAATTGAAATCAAACTTGAACCACCACAGAGAAATAGTTCTTCTAAGTTGCGTTCAACTGGCCCTCGCACCTCCACTACTCCCTCTTCCCTCAACAGCCAGACATTAAGTAGAAGTCAGCCCACTGTTTACATATCGGCCAGTCCTCCAAATACTGATGAAGTGATCACACGTGGTCAGCCTAAGGTCTACATTTCAGCAAATGCCACCACAGGAGATGATCAACTAGTACGGAACCAGCCCACGCTTTTCATATCAACAAATCCTGGAGTATCTGCCACTTCTAGGAATATGTCTGGTCAAGTAAGCATGGGTCCTGCATTTATTCATCACCATCCACCCAAGAGTCGAGCAGTGGGCAACAGCACCACTGCAACCTCTCCTCGAGTGGTTGTTACGCAGCCTAACacaaaatatacttttaaaattacagtttCTCCAAATAAGCCCCCTGCAGTTTCCCCAGGGGTAGTCTCCCCAACCTTTGAGCCTACAAACCTTCTAAACCTTCCTGATCACTATGTTGAACCAGAGGGTATCCAGCATCTTACTGACCCTGTTTTAGCACATGTGGATAGGATCAGTGATGCACGAAAATTGAGTATGGGATCTGATGATGCTGCCTACACGCAAGGTAATATTCTTAATATAAGTAGTAGAGATTTCAACCAGATTGTCAATTCAGTATGTAAACTACAGAGCGTGAAACAGTTGATAAACCTTTGTGATATTAATATGTTATCTTCAACTCTAGCATTCTTGAGTATTTcctgaataaacaaaaaaggtTTATAAGCAAGTcatagatttctttttatggCAAAGACATGTAACTGAATATTTGGAGATAATTCTCATTTGTCTTAAGAAGATATGTTATCTGTTTAATGAAGTGGAGTCACAGtgtctttgtttttatgttgttcTGAAGGAAACATCTTAGCTTGTGTAATTTGTCCTAGTGATTTAAAGTTAAAAGTCTACTGGCAGACATTTGGATCAGTTGAGATACTGTTTCCATTGGAtacagtttccttttttttttctccctttttgtgAGTGTTATTTaagaaccaagaaaagcaaacttcaAAAGCAAACTTCCAAAGCAGTCAGTTGGACAAAGTGTTTGCCTCTGTTTCCTAATGGTTGCCTGACAGTAAAATGCTGAAAGTCTTTATATTTGTGTtgttaaaatgtgaaaaaaagaacCGTACCAAAGGCAGTTGTTTTAAGGGATTGATAGTGTAATAGAAGGATAAAACTTAAATGTGATACAGTAACCcagtttaaaactttttttttccattttcatattttttttctcacttttattACCATCCTGATGGTTTATTAACCCTGTTGGGGGCTTTTCTATGAAGTTGTTGAATGGATCTTAGCATCTTTATTCAGTGTTCAGGGTAGGTTGTCAAAATCTTTCAATTTATTGATACATTTCAGACTCAACATTAAAACACTGGTTTGTTCTTTGAACACTCTAAATGTTCTTTTGAGTATACTTTTTGTGTAAGTACATTAATTAGGACAGTGAAAGGACGGTGTGCATCTGGAGTACACCAGTAACAAAGTTAACTGAAAGTGATTATAGCTTATGCACTTCTTCTGGATGCAGTTATATTGTTGTTGGTAAGAGCCTGACTCCTGCACAGTCTCTATAGGCTGGTAGATATCAGTATCTAATTTATCAAGTTGAGGCAGACTTGCAAAGCCCATTTCTGCTACGCAGCCTAGAATTCAGAAGTTTTGAATGGCACATAGCTTTTGTGGGGCCCAGCTGTTCTTGAGGCCAAGGCAGACACAGTTTTTAGATTAGATGTATGATGTGGGCTGGTTTAGCTTTTGTCTCCATGCTGACTTTGGAGAAATACCTTCATTTTGTGTAGTTCATTCAGTAGTTCAAATGAAATACGCTCATGTTTCCCAAGTTCTTTGTATTCAGAAATGCTTGGGATTTCTGGCATTACGTTGCTCTATTTCTTCTGCAATGtgcagtattttttattttctgttatgaTTCGATCTTTTGAAAGTTGAGAAGTGCGTGACTTGACCTACTGCTATGACCTTGATTTCTGGAAGACCTACTGAGTACTACTAGACCTAGATCTTTCACTTAGAGGTGGTTaggtgtttgggtttttggttttttttttttctaattttaatggtgtgctgttgtggtttttgtttgtttgtttttagcataTTAAACGTGATTTGAATTACTTGATGCTTTCTGTTGTGAGGGACATATTCTAAACTGCATCTAGTTTAGCAAGAGCGTGCAGAAACCTAGGTGCTTGTCTCACTTTAATTTTAGCCAAAACAGATGAGTCGTTTCTCTGGCTAtgattagagaaaaaaatgcattttcatcagcttttccatttctgcccAGAATGCTCCGTATCTTGGCAGGGAGAACTAAATCTGGCTTAGGATAGGAGGAATGTGAAAAGTAGAGCTGGTTTGGTGTCAAAGGAGATCTCTTTCACTATGTTCCAGTGAAATGGATTCATAAGCACAGGAGAACAGAAGATGTTGGACCTGTCTGCAAGTAATGCCTGCCACTGTCCTTCTTTTGCTGAAAAGCAGAGGGATTTGATGATGACAGGATTATTCCATCATTTCCTCTCAGAAATACGTCCTTGACTAGGATGCCTACATATCAGAATTTCAGCTTGATGTCAACAGGCAGGATGAAACAGTTATCCTCAAGAAGGGAAGGATAGTCTGGGACAAGGATTTCAGGTGGGCAGTAGTAGCATGGGATAAAAACAGCTCAGGTCTAACCAGTATAGAGCAGAATGACCTCTGGCTGTGAGAGAATTCTCTGCTCATTGAGAACCGGGGGCAGATATTGGGAGTCAAGAATACTATTCTTCTGGCAGCAGTTGGCCGTGGAGCTCTCTGATAAAGCACAAGGCTTGTCTGCCTGGTAGTTTATCAGTAAGCAACAGTTAACTCCTTGGAATAAAGTGGCGGGTTCTCATTGTGTAAATCTGAAAAATCTAAACCCCGTTGATGACCCACAGGAAGGTTGGCTTTCCATGATTGAGTTTCTTTCCAGGTTTCTGTTGAGGGaggattttaaaaatgcaaacaaggaAAGTATTGTTCAGTATTCATACAGAGTTACAAAGTCATGAATCCAAACatccagaaatgaaaacatttcagagcaAAGGTTATCTGTGGAGCTTTCTTTCAATTACAGTGTGTGTAGGCATTCCAGTCTTTTTCTTGATTCCGTTTCTGGTTTTTTGCCGTGGTTTCCTCTGCTGTTCTCTCCAGTAAGTCTCAGTGGGTAGTAGAAGTCTGCTGCAGATTTTTGTTTAGCTTGCTGCCAGAACTAGAGGTTGTGCAATGTGAAAGGGAGTAGGGTAATAGATCAAAGTGATGCAGTTAAGACACTCAACTGTTAGCTTGGAATACTAGGTTGTATCTCTGCAGCTGGCTTGGTGATGTCAAGAAAGTCACTGTCAGCAGACGTTTCTGAAGCAGTTGCTAATTATATGTTCCTTGTTTTTTGGAATTCCAGTTTGAAATCCTGTGGACTTGCTCATGGAAACGTTGACAGCATCCATCCACTAGTGAAGTCAATAATA
This region includes:
- the TAB2 gene encoding TGF-beta-activated kinase 1 and MAP3K7-binding protein 2 isoform X3; translation: MTSLNLDLQSQNVYHHGRDGRMNGSRTLAHSVSDGHLQTKQPNNELFQQEPQTAPAQVPQGFNVFGMGNTVSASNPGQHLGFHLGSKGVSNLSQQTPRFNPIMVTLAPNIQPGRNTPTSLHIHGVPPPVLNSPQGNSIYIRPYITAPSGTARQTQQQAGWASQFNPMHPQQVYQPSQPSPWTTLPTSNTTPHTSSQHSTQPNQQGHQTSHVYMPISSPTTPQAPMIHSSGSAQSSAHSQYNIQNISTGPRKNQIEIKLEPPQRNSSSKLRSTGPRTSTTPSSLNSQTLSRSQPTVYISASPPNTDEVITRGQPKVYISANATTGDDQLVRNQPTLFISTNPGVSATSRNMSGQVSMGPAFIHHHPPKSRAVGNSTTATSPRVVVTQPNTKYTFKITVSPNKPPAVSPGVVSPTFEPTNLLNLPDHYVEPEGIQHLTDPVLAHVDRISDARKLSMGSDDAAYTQALLVHQKARMERLQRELEIQKKKLDKLKSEVNEMENNLTRRRLKRSNSVSQIPSLEEMQQLRSCNRQLQIDIDCLTKEIDLFQARGPHFNPSAIHNFYDNIGFLGPVPPKPKDQRSIVKTPKTVPDADEDEGAQWSCTACTFLNHPALNRCEQCEMPRHF